CGGCGCCCGCGCGCAGCAGTACGTCGGTGAAGCCGCCGGTGGAGGCTCCGGCGTCCAGGGCGCGCCGGCCCTCGACCCGCAGCCCCTGCGGTACGAAGGCTTCGAAGGCCCCGGCGAGCTTGTGGCCGCCGCGCGAGACGTAGTCGGGATCGTCGTCGTCCTGGACGACGACGATGGCCGCGGCGGTCTCGACCTGGGTGGCGGGCTTGGTGGCGACGGTCTTGCCGACGGTCACCCGGCCCGCGGCGATCAGCTGGCTGGCGTGCTCGCGCGAGCGCGCGAGCTTGCGCCGTACCAGCTCGGCGTCGAGACGGCGGCGTGCCACTCCTGCCACGTTCGGTTCAGCTCCTGTTGTCGTGCGGACGGGGTGCGGGATGCGCGTCGAGCGAGGTCAGCTCGGCGCGCAGGCCACGGTGTACATCCTCGTACACCGCCAGGTGTCCGTCCGCCGGGAGGTGGTCCACCTCGCCGAGACGCGCCAGGTGGGCGTCGACGGCGGCGTGGCCGGTGAGCTCCCGGTCGACGCCGAGCGGCGCGGGCGCGGCGGGTTCGTGGCCGGCTTCGGCCACCTCCCCGGTCTCCCGCTCCATCGGTCCCGGCTCCGTCGTCGCATCGCTCATCCCCCGACGCTATCGCGAAGCCCTGGGGTACGGTCGACCGCGATGGCGACGATCACCGAGTGCCGTGGCGCACTGGACAGACTTTCGGACAATCTCGCGCGGGCCGACGGCGACGTGCGGAGTGCGACCGCGCTCGACCGCAGCCTGAGCTGCCACATCACGGACCTCGACACGACCTTCACGGGCCGTCTCGCGGGTGGCCGGATCGAGGTCGTGGACACGGTGGCCGGCCCGCCGCCGTCCAAGGCGCAGATCCGGCTCGCGATGACCGGTGACGATCTGGTGGCCATGGTGGGCGGCGAGCTGAACTTCGCGAAGGCGTGGGCCTCCGGCCGGGTCAGGCTGGAAGCCGGTTTCCGTGACCTGCTGAAGCTGCGCTCGCTCCTGTAGCACCGCTGCGGCATGGCACCGACGGCCTACTTCCGCAGGACGGGCACGGCCTCGGCCGCACCCTCGGCCTTCCGGGCCCGTGCCGTGCGCCCGGCCGGTACGACGAGCGGCGTCCCGGTCTCCGGGTCCTCGATGACCTGGCAGCGCAGCCCGAAGACCCGCTCGACCAGTTCGGCCGTCACGACCTCGGACGGCGGGCCCTCGGCGACGACCTCGCCGCCGCGGACGGCGATGAGGTGGGTCGCGTACCGGGCCGCGTGGTTGAGGTCGTGCAGGACGGCGACGAGCGTCCGGCCCTGCGTCTCGTGCAGCTCGGCGCAGAGGTCGAGGACGTCGATCTGGTGCTGGATGTCGAGGAACGTCGTCGGCTCGTCGAGGAGCAGCAGCGGCGTCTGCTGGGCGAGCGCCATGGCGATCCAGACGCGCTGCCGCTGTCCGCCGGAGAGCTCGTCGACGTACCGCTCGGCCAGCTCGGCGACGCCGGTCGAGGCCATCGACTCCTGGACGATCCGCTCGTCCTCCGGCGACCACTGCCGCAGCAGCCCCTGGTGCGGGTAGCGGCCGCGGGCGACGAGGTCGGCGACGGTGATGCCGTCGGGGGCGATCGAGGACTGGGGCAGCAGGCCGAGGGTCTTGGCGACCTTCTTGGCGGGCAGGGAGTGGATCGACGCCCCGTCGAGCAGGACCCGCCCCTCGGAGGGCTTCAGCATCCGGGAGAGGGCGCGCAGCAGGGTCGACTTGCCGCAGGCGTTGGGTCCGACGATGACGGTGAAGGAGTTGTCGGGGATCCCGACGGACAGGTCGCGTGCGATGACCCGCTGCTCGTACGCGAGGGTGACCGACTCCGCACTCAGACGCTGCTTCTGCCGACCGCCCATACCCGTACTCCCGTTGTCCTTGTTCGTGGTCATATCCGGCCCGCCTTGCGTTCGGTGACGAGCAGCCAGAGCAGATAGCAGCCGCCGAGGATGCCGGTGACGACGCCGACCGGGAGCTGGCGCTCCCCGAAGGCGTTGGTGGCGATCCAGTCGGCGATGAGCAGCAGCGCCGAGCCCATGAGGGCGGAGGCGGCGAGGTTGGGGCCGGGCGCCCGGGTCAGCCGGCGGGCCAGCTGGGGCGCGCTCAGCGACACGAAGACGATCGGTCCTGCGGCGGAGGTGGCGACGGCGACGAGCAGCACGGCCGAGGCCATGAGGACGATCCGGGTCCGCTCGACCTTCACCCCGAGGGCGTACGCGGCGTCGTCGCCCATCTCCAGCATGCGCAGGGCCCGGCCGTGGCCGAGGACGAGCGGCAGCAGGAGGCAGCAGACGGCGAACAGCGGCCAGAACTGGGACCAGTCGCGCCCGTCGAGGGAGCCGGTCATCCACACGGTGGCGCGAGTGGCGTCCGCCAGGTTGGCCTTGGTGATCAGATAGTGGATGACGGAGGTGAGCATGGCGGCGGCGCCGATGCCGACGAGGACGAGCCGGTAGCCGTGCACGCCCTTCTTCCACGCCAGCAGATAGATCGTGACACCGGTGACGAGCCCACCGACGACGGCCCCGCCGGCCGCGGCGGCGGCGCTGCCCTGGAAGAGCACGATGACGGCGAGCGCGCCGACGGTGGCGCCCTGACCGAAGCCGATGACGTCGGGACTGCCGAGCGGGTTGCGGGAGACCGACTGGAAGACGGCCCCGCCGACGGCGAGCGCGGCGCCGACGAAGACGGCGACGAGGACCCGCGGCAGCCGCAGGTCCATGACGGCGAACTCCTGGACGACGGTGCCCTTGCCGAGGAGGGTGTCGACGACCTCGCCGGGCGACATGGGGAAGTCCCCGGTGCCGATGAGGACGACGGCGACGGCGAGCGTGAGCACGAGGAGGCCGAGGACGGAGAGCGCGGCCCGGGGCTCGTACCGTACGGAGAACCCGCCGCCGGCCCGCAGGGTCTTGGTGGTCACAGCTGGGCCATCCTCTTGCGGCGTACGAGTCGGATGAAGACGGGCCCGCCGATGAGGGCGGTCACGATGCCGACCTGGAGCTCGGAGGGCCGGGCCACGAGCCGCCCGACGATGTCGGAGCCGAGCAGCAGGACCGGCGCGAGGACGGCCGCGTAGGGCAGGATCCAGCGCATGTCGGGCCCGGTGATCGCCCGCACCATGTACGGGACCATCAGCCCGAGGAAGACGATGGGGCCGCAGGCCGCGGTGGCGGCGCCGCACATCAGGGTCACGGACACCATGGCGATGACCCGGGTCCTGTTGATGTTCGCGCCGAGGGCCCGGGCGGTGTCGTCGCCCATCTCCATGGCGTTCAGGGGCCGCGAGATGAGCAGCGCGAGGACGGCGCCCCCCAGGATGAAGGGGGCGACCTGCCGGATGGTCTCCATGTCGGCGGAGGCGAGCGACCCGACGGTCCAGAACCGCAGCCGGTCGAGGGCGGCGGAGTTGAGCAGCTGGACGGCGTTGACGTACCCGTAGAGCGCGGCGGTGGCGGCGGTCCCGGCGAGCGCGAGACGCACGGGGGTGGCACTGCGGCTACCCCCGAGGAGATAGACGACGACCGCGACGACCGCGGCCCCCACGAAGGCGAACCAGACGTAGTCCTTGACGTCGGACACCCCGAGGAAGGCGATGGCCGAGACGACCGCGGCAGCGGCCCCCGCGTTCACGCCGAGCAGCCCGGGCTCGGCGAGCGGATTACGGGTCAGCCCCTGCATCACGGCCCCGGAGAGCCCGAGGGCGAGCCCCACGAGCAGCCCGAGCAGGGTACGGGGGACGCGTACGTCATGGATGACGACGTCATTGCCGACGCCGCTGTTCCGGAACAACCCGTGCCACACGTCCCCGAGCGGCACCGGCTTGGCACCGATCATGATGCTCAGGACACAGACCAGCAGCAGGACGAAGACGGCCGCTCCCAACCCGACGGCACGCACGGAATTCCGGCGCGTCGGAGACTGGGCGGCAGACGTCGACTCCGCGCTCGCTCGGGAGGGACTCTCAACCAACACGGAGTTAGGTTAGCCTACCCAACTTTCCCGCCAACACCCCTGCCCCCGACGCTCACCACGCCCCGAAGCCACCACCGGCCCCGGGGACCGACCCCGCTCTCGTCACGGTTTCCGGAACGGACGGAGCTGCGGGAATGGAGGAATCCTCACCACCCCAACCGCGCCAGCGCCTTCCCCGCGTCCGCCTCACACGCCCCGTCCCCCGCAGCCGACCACGCCGCCCCGCACAACGCCCGCACCCCGTCCATCACATCCGCACCGGCGTCGCCCCCGTCCCCACCGACCGACTCGAGCACCAGCTCACCCCCGCCGACCGACGCACGCCATCCCCCGCACACGAACGCTCCCCCATCCCCCGCGACAACCTCCGGCTGCCCCACCAGCAACCCCCGCAGATCCGCCGCCACATACGTCGGCCGATGCTCCGGCACCGCGGCGAGCAGCTGCGGGACATCCGTCACCCCGGTCAGGACCAGCAGCGAGTCCACCCCACCGTTGAACGCGCCCTCGATGTCCGTGTCCAGCCGGTCCCCCACCACCAGCGGCCGCGCCGCCCCCGTCCGCAGCACCGTCTCACGGTGCATCGGCGGCAGCGGCTTCCCCGCGACCTTCGGCTCGGCACGACCCCCCGTCGCGATCCGCACGACCTCCACCGCCGCCCCGTTCCCGGGCCCGATCCCCCGGGCGCCGGGAATCGTCAGGTCGGTGTTCGAGGCGTACCACGGCACGCCCCGCCCCACCGCGTACGCCGCCTCCGCGAACCGCGCCCACGGCAACTCCGGCCCCCCGTACCCCTGCACGACCGCCGCGGGGTCGTCGTCCGCCGACTCCACGGGCACGAGCCCCCGCTCCCGCAGCGCCACCCGCAGCCCTTCGCCCCCGACGACCAACACCCGTGACCCCGACGGAACTTCGTCGGCGATCAGCCGCGAGACCGCCTGCGCGGAGGTGACGACGTCCCCGGCCACCGCCGGGACTCCCAGCTCGGTGAGGTGCTCCGCGACCTCCTCCGGCGTCCGGAGCGCGTTGTTCGTGACGTACGCCAGGTGCATCCCGCCGGCCCGCGCCGTCCCCAGCGCCTCCACGGCGTACGGGACGGCCACCCCACCCGCGTACACGACACCGTCCAGGTCGAGGAGCGCGGTGTCGTACGCCTCGCTCAACGGCACGGCACTGCCTCCCGGCAGCGTCCTGCCGCCGTCGCCCTGCTGCCCCTGCCCGCTCCGCACCGTCACCGCTCGCTCCTCGCCTCACCGGGTGAGAATTCCCCCGCTCCCCCGATCATCGCTCATGCCCACGCACACATACGATGTCGAGATGAACACCTCAGGTCACGCGGCCGCCGACGTCCGCGACGACTCCGCAGGGCTGCGTCTGGCCCCGTTCCGTGGACTCCGTTACGTCCCCGAGCGGGTCGGCAGCCTCGCCGCCGTGACGTCTCCCCCCTACGACGTCGTCGTCCGACCTGACGGACTGCTCCATCTGGAGTCCGCGGACCCGCACAACATCGTCCGGCTGATCCTCCCGCAGGCGATCACCGCCGGCACCCGCCACCGCAAGGCCGCCGTCACCCTCGACCGCTGGCTCGCGGACGGCGTCCTCGCCCCGGACCCGGAACCCGCGCTCTACGTGTACGAGCAGCAAGGCGACGGCATCCTCCAGCGGGGCATCATCGGGGCCCTGGAGCTCTCCACCCCGGACGAGGGCGTGGTCCTCCCCCACGAGGACGTCATGCCGCACGTGGTCGAGGACCGCGCCGCCCTCATGCGGACCACCGCCGCCAACCTGGAGCCCCTGCTCCTCACCTACGTCGGTGACCGCGACGGCGGCGCCGACGCGGTCGTCGAGCGCGCGGTCCGCAGCGAGCCGCTGCTCTCCACCACCACGGAGGACGGCTTCCACCACCGCCTCTGGGCGGTGACCGACCCGTCCGAGCAGGCCGTCGTCGCCACCGAACTCCGCCGCCACCAGGCGCTGATCGCCGACGGCCACCACCGCTGGGCGACGTACCTGCGTCTGCGCGAGGAGCACGCCGTTCCCGGCCCGTGGAACTACGGCCTGGTCCTGCTCATCGACACCGCCCGCTACCCCCTGCGGGTCCGCGCCATCCACCGCCTCCTCAACCGCCTGCCGGTCGCCGACGCCCTCACGGCCCTCGGCGACTCCTTCCGGGTACGCCGGATCGACCAGCCCCTGCCGGCGGCCCTGGAGGCCCTCGCGACGGCGGCGGCCGACGGGAACGCCTTCCTCCTCGCGGGCGACGGCGCCTTCCACCTCGTCGACCGCCCCGACCCCGACCTGCTCCACCGCACGATCCGCACGGACCGCCCCGAGGCCTGGCGCACCCTGGACGCGACGGTCCTGCACTCCACTCTCCTGGAGCATGTCTGGCACATCCCGGACGCGCCCGAGGACATCTCCTACATCCACGACACGGAGGCGGCGGTCGCCCAGGCGGAACGCCGCGGCGGCACGGCCGTTCTCATGCATCCGGTACGAGAGGACGTCGTCCGGGACCTCGCCCGGCAGGGCGTCACGATGCCCCGCAAGTCGACCTCGTTCGGCCCGAAGCCCGCGACCGGCCTGGTCCTCAGAAGCCTCGCGCTGGACTGAAAGACCCCGGAAACGACGAAAGGGCGGCACCCCCCGGGGGTGCCGCCCTTCTCATATGCCCACGTCAGCGAACGTCGCCGTCGTAGTCCTCGTCCTCGTCTTCGTCCTCGTCGTCAAGGTCGTCGATCTCGTCCTCCACGGACACGTCCTCGACCGACACGTCCTCGACGCCCTCGACAGCCTCGAGAACCTCGTCCTCCGAGTCGTCGAACGCGTCCACGAACTCGACCCCGTCCAGCTCGGCGAGCCGGTCGGAAGCGTCCGTGGCGCCGTCCTTGTCGGCCTCCAGGGCCTTGGCGAACCACTCACGCGCCTCGCTCTCACGACCGGCGGCGAGCAGCGCGTCGGCGTAGGCGTACCGCAGGCGCGCGGTCCACGGGTGGACGGCACCGGACGCGAGCTCGGGGCTCTGCAGCGTCACGATGGCGGCGTCCAGCTGATCCATGTCGCGACGGGCGCCGGCGGCCACGAGCCGCATCTCCACCTGTCCGGCCTTGTCGAGCTTCTGCACCTCGGGCTCGCCGGCCATCGCCAGCGCGCGCTCGGGACGGCCCATGCCGCGCTCGCAGTCGGCCATGACGGGCCACAGCTCGACACCACCGCTCATCCGACGCGCGGCCCGGAACTCGGCCAGCGCCTCGGAGTACTTCTGCGTGGCGTACGCGGCGAACCCGGCCGCCTCACGCACGGCCGCGACACGCGACGCGAGCCGCAGGGCGACCCGGGAGTACTCGTACGCCCTCTCCGGCTCCTCGTCGATCAGCTGGGCGACCATGACGAGGTTGCGGGAGACGTCCTCGGCCAGCCCCTTGGGCAGGCTCATCAGCTCCTGGCGCACATCCGGGTCGATCTCCTCACCGGTGACGTCGTCCGGGATCGGCAGACGCTTGATCGGCGCGCGGTCACCACGGTCCCGGTCACGGTCGTCCCGACGCCCGAAGC
Above is a genomic segment from Streptomyces sp. NBC_00094 containing:
- a CDS encoding HAD hydrolase-like protein, whose translation is MTVRSGQGQQGDGGRTLPGGSAVPLSEAYDTALLDLDGVVYAGGVAVPYAVEALGTARAGGMHLAYVTNNALRTPEEVAEHLTELGVPAVAGDVVTSAQAVSRLIADEVPSGSRVLVVGGEGLRVALRERGLVPVESADDDPAAVVQGYGGPELPWARFAEAAYAVGRGVPWYASNTDLTIPGARGIGPGNGAAVEVVRIATGGRAEPKVAGKPLPPMHRETVLRTGAARPLVVGDRLDTDIEGAFNGGVDSLLVLTGVTDVPQLLAAVPEHRPTYVAADLRGLLVGQPEVVAGDGGAFVCGGWRASVGGGELVLESVGGDGGDAGADVMDGVRALCGAAWSAAGDGACEADAGKALARLGW
- a CDS encoding tetratricopeptide repeat protein — protein: MPIPDDVTGEEIDPDVRQELMSLPKGLAEDVSRNLVMVAQLIDEEPERAYEYSRVALRLASRVAAVREAAGFAAYATQKYSEALAEFRAARRMSGGVELWPVMADCERGMGRPERALAMAGEPEVQKLDKAGQVEMRLVAAGARRDMDQLDAAIVTLQSPELASGAVHPWTARLRYAYADALLAAGRESEAREWFAKALEADKDGATDASDRLAELDGVEFVDAFDDSEDEVLEAVEGVEDVSVEDVSVEDEIDDLDDEDEDEDEDYDGDVR
- a CDS encoding SCP2 sterol-binding domain-containing protein, which gives rise to MATITECRGALDRLSDNLARADGDVRSATALDRSLSCHITDLDTTFTGRLAGGRIEVVDTVAGPPPSKAQIRLAMTGDDLVAMVGGELNFAKAWASGRVRLEAGFRDLLKLRSLL
- a CDS encoding iron chelate uptake ABC transporter family permease subunit → MLVESPSRASAESTSAAQSPTRRNSVRAVGLGAAVFVLLLVCVLSIMIGAKPVPLGDVWHGLFRNSGVGNDVVIHDVRVPRTLLGLLVGLALGLSGAVMQGLTRNPLAEPGLLGVNAGAAAAVVSAIAFLGVSDVKDYVWFAFVGAAVVAVVVYLLGGSRSATPVRLALAGTAATAALYGYVNAVQLLNSAALDRLRFWTVGSLASADMETIRQVAPFILGGAVLALLISRPLNAMEMGDDTARALGANINRTRVIAMVSVTLMCGAATAACGPIVFLGLMVPYMVRAITGPDMRWILPYAAVLAPVLLLGSDIVGRLVARPSELQVGIVTALIGGPVFIRLVRRKRMAQL
- a CDS encoding DUF1015 domain-containing protein — protein: MNTSGHAAADVRDDSAGLRLAPFRGLRYVPERVGSLAAVTSPPYDVVVRPDGLLHLESADPHNIVRLILPQAITAGTRHRKAAVTLDRWLADGVLAPDPEPALYVYEQQGDGILQRGIIGALELSTPDEGVVLPHEDVMPHVVEDRAALMRTTAANLEPLLLTYVGDRDGGADAVVERAVRSEPLLSTTTEDGFHHRLWAVTDPSEQAVVATELRRHQALIADGHHRWATYLRLREEHAVPGPWNYGLVLLIDTARYPLRVRAIHRLLNRLPVADALTALGDSFRVRRIDQPLPAALEALATAAADGNAFLLAGDGAFHLVDRPDPDLLHRTIRTDRPEAWRTLDATVLHSTLLEHVWHIPDAPEDISYIHDTEAAVAQAERRGGTAVLMHPVREDVVRDLARQGVTMPRKSTSFGPKPATGLVLRSLALD
- a CDS encoding iron chelate uptake ABC transporter family permease subunit, with protein sequence MTTKTLRAGGGFSVRYEPRAALSVLGLLVLTLAVAVVLIGTGDFPMSPGEVVDTLLGKGTVVQEFAVMDLRLPRVLVAVFVGAALAVGGAVFQSVSRNPLGSPDVIGFGQGATVGALAVIVLFQGSAAAAAGGAVVGGLVTGVTIYLLAWKKGVHGYRLVLVGIGAAAMLTSVIHYLITKANLADATRATVWMTGSLDGRDWSQFWPLFAVCCLLLPLVLGHGRALRMLEMGDDAAYALGVKVERTRIVLMASAVLLVAVATSAAGPIVFVSLSAPQLARRLTRAPGPNLAASALMGSALLLIADWIATNAFGERQLPVGVVTGILGGCYLLWLLVTERKAGRI
- a CDS encoding ABC transporter ATP-binding protein — translated: MTTNKDNGSTGMGGRQKQRLSAESVTLAYEQRVIARDLSVGIPDNSFTVIVGPNACGKSTLLRALSRMLKPSEGRVLLDGASIHSLPAKKVAKTLGLLPQSSIAPDGITVADLVARGRYPHQGLLRQWSPEDERIVQESMASTGVAELAERYVDELSGGQRQRVWIAMALAQQTPLLLLDEPTTFLDIQHQIDVLDLCAELHETQGRTLVAVLHDLNHAARYATHLIAVRGGEVVAEGPPSEVVTAELVERVFGLRCQVIEDPETGTPLVVPAGRTARARKAEGAAEAVPVLRK